One genomic window of Garra rufa chromosome 2, GarRuf1.0, whole genome shotgun sequence includes the following:
- the LOC141325838 gene encoding uncharacterized protein: MSNDSSFHLKPLSAYSHMVCSKQQYNANSPVYNIQVHISNKQTETRKRRLDDSCFDETYETPIKRQCITRTFSPDQGYFSVDFQTRLQGFTPLQPLIISKDVTPPRSKVNQPVTPVMSTPLSNFKHNWMDQGRESLPSPIPVLKWDREVPAAEISLRASLNFDICSSVSLVGSQGPVKGEVREVSCGLIPVHESKSHVVPPETVVPVKEEELVSVSQQAGPEVSLGNGETTGDSFESTLPLQVQVKSKVIVPDSTQTASKPVVLNEEEWERRKKTYVESVKRHMKENGTANGVMTELHTLMDTVASLQTGRKGPHWQHPSDLTRRNYLQSHPRHQLVSLDEWQNRNNLSHQRFAKVADVFHRSPVL, encoded by the exons ATGTCCAATGATTCATCTTTTCATTTAAAACCACTATCAGCATACTCACACATGGTGTGCTCCAAGCAGCAGTACAATGCCAACAGCCCGGTTTACAACATACAAGTTCACATTTCCAATAAACAAACCGAAACACGTAAAAGACGACTGGACGATTCATGTTTCGACGAGACCTACGAGACCCCCATAAAAAGACAATGCATCACAAGAACATTTTCCCCGGATCAGGGTTACTTTTCCGTGGACTTTCAAACAAGACTCCAGGGATTCACACCTCTGCAGCCGTTAATAATATCAAAAGATGTCACCCCGCCTCGGTCAAAGGTCAATCAGCCTGTGACCCCTGTCATGTCCACCCCTCTGTCCAATTTCAAACACAACTGGATGGATCAAGGCCGGGAGAGCCTTCCCTCCCCGATACCGGTTCTGAAATGGGACAGAGAGGTTCCTGCGGCTGAAATATCGTTGCGTGCGTCTTTAAACTTTGATATTTGCAGTTCTGTTTCATTAGTTGGCTCTCAGGGACCCGTGAAGGGTGAGGTCAGGGAGGTCTCATGCGGTCTTATCCCAGTCCATGAATCAAAATCCCACGTCGTTCCCCCTGAAACTGTTGTCCCTGTGAAAGAGGAAGAATTAGTGTCTGTCAGTCAACAGGCAGGGCCTGAGGTGAGCCTGGGAAATGGAGAAACCACCGGAGACAGCTTTGAGAGCACCCTGCCACTTCAGGTCCAG GTGAAGTCTAAGGTCATCGTTCCGGACAGCACACAGACTGCCAGCAAACCTGTGGTGTTGAATGAAGAGGAGTGGGAAAGACGGAAGAAGACGTATGTCGAGTCCGTAAAAAGACATATGAAAGAAAATGGAACAGCAAACG GTGTCATGACTGAGCTCCATACTTTAATGGACACCGTGGCCAGTCTTCAAACTGGAAGGAAGGGGCCACACTGGCAACACCCCTCAGACCTCACACGGAG GAATTATCTTCAGTCCCATCCCAGACATCAGTTAGTCTCCCTTGACGAGTGGCAAAATCGAAACAATCTTTCCCATCAACGCTTTGCTAAAGTGGCAGATGTTTTCCACAGGAGCCCAGTGctctga